AATGATGCTTCCTTGCACACGAGTCCCTTTTCTCTCAAAGGAGCACACTGACGTGCAAATAAAGATCCAGAAATACACGATATCAGCACATCTGTTCACACAGCTTCCCCTCTTCCTCGCCACAAGGGGTTGATAACACAGACAGGTGGAGCACCCCAACGGCAGTGTGAGAACAGTGCATGAGGAGCACCCAGCACCAGCCCCCCTGAAGAGCCTCATgtaccagcagcacagaggagagcTGTGCTTCCTCAGCACCTTGAGGCTGCGGTCAGCCCtcaccctgccctgcagctgcacagagctgcactcaGCTCCCACCAGTCCTCAGCAAGGCCAGCTCAGGGCCTGTTCAAGTCCACGAGCTCCTCCAGCCCTTACGTGGCAGCAGGCGgtgctccagcagagcaggagggagcagcagcctcagcctctGTTGATGGCACTTTGCTTTTCCCAAATTCAATCACCATGGGCTTCCCATGCAGTTTGTACCCGTTCACCAACAGCATCGCGTCCTGAGCTGACTGAACATCTGCAAGGAGAGAGCAGAATGGTTCTCAATGCACACCGTGACGCAGcgctgcagcccccagcccaagAAAGCAGCATGCAGGAAACCCAGCAGCACGTTTGGATGAGtcctcccccagcacacagaaaatgtgAGCAGAGATGAAGGGGAGATAGGAGGAAGGGCCAGGCAGGAGGCTGAGCTCACCAGGGAAGGTGATGAAGGCCTGGCCCCGCATGCGGCCGCTCAGCAGGCGGAACTGGATGGGTGTGCTGTCCTGCTGGAACCGGGCAAACAGCGACACCAGGTCCTGCATGGTCACACGAGGGGCCAAGTTCTTCACATACAGCACCTGTTGTGGAGGCACTGGGGTCAGCCGGCCTGTGCCCGGCTAACGGGTGTACATAaacccactgccagcccttacaCCTCACATATAGGagccagctcagctctgctacCAGCACGGAGTCCCCCACGCACGCAGGAGCTGGCACCTCCACGCAGCTGCCAGGCAGGAGCAAAGAGCCTTTCCTGGCTGGAAGATGGACAAAGCGTGGTTCATCTCCATGTACCTTGTTGGGCTCCCCAGGACGGTAGGAAGAAAAGCGAGGTATGTTGCGGAGCTCTTCCTCAGAGAGCCGGTTCCTGCAGATCTCCTCCTCTGGGATGAACTCCACAGGCTCCTTTATAGTCACAGGCCCTGGAGGGGGCTGCTGGAGCTTTGATGGAGGGCTGGGGCTCCCTGCCTGGCCTGGCTGGTCAGGAGGTGATGAGTCCTCATGgtcagagccctgcagggctggggcaggcagggagcacACAGCACTCGTGCTTGGTTGGTCCCCTGCAGGCGGCTGCTTGCCCAGCACCTCTTGGTAAACGCTGTCCAGGTGACCCATGGGGTCCTTCTCATCTGTGACCCTTGGGGTGTCATCTAATCCACAACAGAGAGACACGGTGTGACGGTGCACTTGTCCCCCACCAGCAAAGGGGCCGCTCTGCACCTCAGGGCTcaaccccatccctgcaggtcGCAGTGGGATCCCTGCTCTGTTAAACAGCCCCAAGGGCAGAAGGGCTGGGAGCACACCTTGGTGGTACAGTGCCCGCAGGAAGGAATGCCGGTCCGTCCCCTGGAATAGAGCGTTCTCGATCTCCATCTCCCTCCTGCTCAGCTGTTTGCTGCCAGCAAACCTCTGCGGCAGCTGCAGGATGCGCTGCCTCTCGTCCATCTTCTGCTGGATGGCATCGAGTCGCTCCCGCACGGCTTCGGGGGCCGCCCCCAGCCCGGAGCGCTGCAACCAAGGGGCCGCCGTCAAACGGGCCCCGCCGCGTGGGGCGGCCGAGAGCCGAGAGGAGGCGGCTCCGCATCCGGCCGGTGTTTATGGGGCTGTCACACAGCGGAGCGGCCTCACCTTCCCCGCAGCGCGGTTCCTCCATAGCTCGATCTCGGGGTCGGACAGCCCCAGGTCCCGCAGCGCCGCGGTCTCTCTGTCGCTCTCCTGCAGCTCTCGGAACTGGGACAGGCTCAGAGCCCCGGCCGCCGCCTCCCCGAAGGGCCGGTAGAACGCGGCCGGAGCGAAGCACCTCCGCTTCGACTTACACCTGCACCGAGAGCGGAACGACCGCCGGGAGCTGAGCGGGGCTGCCGCACCATCAGCACCCCCATCCCCCGGCCGGGACCCACCGCTCGATGGAGGCGTTGGtgtccagctgctgctgcaggaggctcTTCAGCTGCCGCTCCCCCTCCgtctccagctcctccagcagcacctcatCGCTGCACACGCTGCTGCTCACCCTGCTCGGCACGAAGCACCGCTCAGCGCTCGGCCCTGCAGCCCCCGCCCCCCCGGAGCCCCCCGCTCACCTCCGCATGGCCGCGGCCTCCAACCGGGATCCAACTCTCAGCAGCACCCGCGGCGATGGCGGCGGAGCgagcgccccctggcggcggGGAGGACGAAGTGCCGCAGCGCTCGCACAGCGTTACAAGCGGGATGTTAGAGGCACAACTCATTAACCCCTCATTAAAGCCCACATGGCCGTGGTGGGAAGCTGAGGCTATCAGACTCCTCACATCTGTCAACCCTCTTCTGTAAGGACCCAGCTAACACGGAGCTGTGATTGCAAGTATCCAGCTTGCACAAAGTGCTGAGCCTGGGGCAgcagttgtgtgtgtgtgcagcaggaggagccTCCACCGCCACAAAGAGTAACTTCAGCAAAAAGACATTTATTGCAATTAAAGAAGgaacatacacaaaacaaaagatgcCGAGCAGGTCCCCGCCAACCTctcctctatggggctgtgaggTAAGCGTTGTGAACTGGGAGTCCTTCAATCAAAGGTGATCCGAAAGCTGCGCTCCTGCTCCTTGCGGCGGCTCTCACAAACCTTGGTCACCTCCTCCAccttcctctgcagcagagctgagggatgGGGAGAGAACAGGTCACACTCAGCCCCAGCCTGCGAGCAAACACCCGCCCGTTCCAACACAGACAGAATCCCaaggcagagccctgctggCCTCACAGATGGCACTGcgcatcccagcacagctctgcaggcactCAGTGCAGTTCCCAGGCAcggcagcagagagcagagcaaagcctgcaccagagctgcagccctgcagaaagcagccGCCTTCTGGAGGCATTTCCCTGCCCGCCTCACATCACACTCCAGCCGTTGGGAATTATGCAGCTTCCAGGTTAACCCATCTGGTGGGAGCGTTGTCCTGCAGGATAACAGCCACAACAAGCTTTGAACTGCAAGTATAGTAAAAAGTGCAACGAGACGGAGGAGCTACAGATGACTTCCAATCATATTATAGATGCGTGATGTCACTCTGTGGTTTGGAGATACTCCAGCTGAAGTTTTAATCCTGCAAAGCGTGCCAAACCCAGAACCTTCCAGTAACACATTAAGCAACACATTTGCTTGTCAGCTTGCAAAAAGCCACCGTGCAGAACCGGCATAAAACAGCAGCCTGATTCTGCTGCTCaactcagagctctgctggaaCAAAGAAACACTCCTGCTTCAATCaggaggagaaagcagctgGGAACAAGGCGTtatcccagctctgctgccagggAGGCCACCGTGGGGATGGAACATCAGCAGCGTGTGCTCAGCAAGTCTATTCGTGTCAGTGTAAGCAAAGCTGAACAAGCAGCATTCGTTTAACTGAAGTCCCCCCTGTTCCACTTAATGCTTGAACAAGTCAGACAAGTTAAGCACCACTTTGCACGCCTGTTCCTAGAACAGATCGTTATCACCCCGCTGCTGTAGGACACCCCTGAGGGCACCTCAtgggaaatgaaacagaaagcaactATTCTCTAAGGTTCTGTACAGTCAGCGTCCTACAGGAGCTACGCCAGGCTTCACAATGAAGGCACGTCTGGAACGTGGGCGTCTGCATTTATCTTCCAGAGGAAAGGCAAATTTAATGCTGACCTAAGCTAAAAACCACCATCAGGGAAATCAAAGGTGAAGATCCCACAGTGACAGTGACGAACTCATTTCTAAGCAGGTACATACTTTATATTTGTATAACCTAAAAGCTGCAGGATGACTCTCACCTGAGTTCTGGTCAATCCATTGCAATGAGTCCATGTGTGCGTTCAAAATCTTACAGATCTGCTGAAGCTGAACAGAAATACAGGGTGTGAGTTACTGTAACAGTACATTACAACCACCAGTACAGGACAGTGCTGGACTCTGGAATGCAAAGCAGTCAGACTTCTCACATGTACGGTGCTAtagaagcaaagcagctgtgttgctttgctgctctttgccatcaaggaaagaaattgaTTCAGAGTGTGCCCATGGCTCAGTGTTAATCAGGCTCAGGCCTAAGATACACCATGATGTGAATCTGAGCCTTGaagtgagaaaaggaaaaaggaacaagGTAAAAACCTCAGCCTGAAACACCAAAGTGCCATTTCGACTGGAAAAAGCCTCTCAGTAGAGAGTGAATAGGTACAAGGAGCATTGTAATATGGATCCAAAAGCTCATAATTTAGATCTTGTTTCCACAGGGATACAAAAGTAGTATAGAAAAAGTACCGACAGCACTAAATGCTCAAACAGAACACAGGATCAaagttcagcagcagctctgaatcGAGTTATCTACTCAAGAATTACACCAGAAGCAAACAGAGTTCATCTCAGAGTAACTACACAGGCAGGTTGGTTTGCACTGGGTTACCATAGAATCAATGAAcgatgaaaacaaaacactttcctAGGCTGAGACTAAAagcagagcacccagcagcagacaAATGGAGAGTCAGCACCATTTTATAGCCTGGGTCTCTTTTCCAACACACACAACCAGTTTGGATTTACCGGGTCGCTGGTGTCTGCTGGGCGTCCCGATGTGTTCAGGTGCTCAATGATGTCCTTGAGATCTTGTGCCATTCgcttcagctgagcatcaatgTTCTCAGCCAACTTATAGCTGCAAGATACAAGGGACAACACGTGTCAGAGCACTCAAAGCAAGCTGGAGACAACCTGCTCCCAATCACACCAACTGCAGCCAATCTAATTGAGCGTTCAGGCCTTTCAACCAGGGCATGGCAGACACTGAAACAGCACAGAGGAGGCAACTCCTCACTCAGACACTTGGAGACATACAAATAACGCTGCTAAAGTCCTTCTGGAAGGCTTTATCAGAAATGAAGTGACCAGCTGGTCCAGATTCTTCAAGATTTGCACCTTTTGAACCTAATTATTCTTTAGTTACCCCACTAAAACTCAACATATGCAAGGATGCTCGAGCTGCATGTAATGCATTCCCAGTTCTCGTTGCTTCTACCactaattatttctttttgagagATGATGCCTAAATAACAGCACCTTCCTAGATAGCTGAGGTGACCAATAGCCACCAAAGCTGATTTAAGAGCTTCCAATTGCAATTCCTGTATTTCTAATACATAAAATATGACATGAAACAGGATTATATATTTGAAGATATATCACTGACAGACACATATTGCTTTGTATCCCCGTTCCTGACTGACCATCACCATGTTGGCCTGCTTATCACATGTTCAAAACAGGTCTCTCTTACGTCCTCTCTCGTTCTTCATCCGCATGCTGCAAGTAAATGGTCCCACTCTGCTCCTTCACAGACTCCTCCAGAGGGGTCAGCAAGTCTTCAAGCTCCTTTTGCTGGGACAAAATGAAGTCCAGCTCCTGATCCAGTCTGAAAAGGACAACATGAGTGACTCCACACAATTTAGATCAGGCTGATGTTGTAGAATTTCCTTACAGTGGAAGATGGTGGAGAATAagaacaaacaattaaaaaaggTCATCTCATGTGTTCATAGTTTCTCACCTCTTCTGATCGAGCTTCACTTTCTCTACTTCTCTGTGCAGTGAAGTAATCTGGAAATAGACAATCAAACCAGGAACAttcaaaagaagcagaatgcaGATATCATCCAGATGTAACTGATATCTCTAACAAACTTAGCGAGCAGAACCAGGCTGGCTGCCACCTGACCTTCTCTCCATTCTCTATCAGTGTCCGATCCCAGGCATTCACTTGTGTAGCCTGATGGAGGAAGTGTTTCTCTTGATCCTCCAGCTCCAGGCTCCATTTGTTTATCAGACTCTCCAGCTGGGCGTATGTCATCACAGGAGGTGCACTGAGAGGAAACAGTACACAACACCAGGTCAAAACTCAAAGCATAACCTTGACAACCCCACGTCCCCTTCCCTCCACCAGTTACCAGCACTAATGCTGCCTCTTGCCCTAGTCAGGAGACAGCTGTAACAGAACATTCACCTGGTTGTTGTTGTGGTTATAGCAGCTGTAGAAGTCACAGCTCCGATAGTACCAGTGGTAGTTAATGGCTTAAGGTTCAAAGCAAAGCCTGAAGCAGCAGTgcctgaaagaagaaattcagatcCAACAACAGAAGAGGACATCGGCTGCGTAACATGACAAGAACAGGTTCAATATACAGCTCAACCACATTCCCTTAACAAAGAGCAAATCCCATGCGTGCTGGGAAGGGCACGATGCACTCCTTGGCACAATTAAGAGAAGTGGACTGGAAATACTTGACTATTAGCTCTAACAAAACGAGGAACTGGCAGTCTGCACTTCACACAGCCCATATCCTTCTCTCCAACTCCTTGTGCTTTGCTATCAGAGCTAACATCTCTGACAGCACATCCAGGTGCTGCACCACAACACTGCTGGAGCAGGGTACTTCGGAGAAGAGACTCCCGCATTCCCACAAAGTAAAGGAGCACCTATCAGGCTCTATCATCACTCACACATACAGCACTTCCGTCACTGATCTAAACCCTTCAGTGCCTCCAGAAACAAGCTTTAGGAATACCtcaagagctgagcagcagccacgCTGTTAAACTGACAGCTCACTGCATCCAGAAAGGGATGCTCCATCCTGAATGtgaacactgcagcagcaaattcCACCACAGATTTTCACACACGAGTTGCCACTTCAatacagcactgagcagctggaTTGGGAAAG
This region of Coturnix japonica isolate 7356 chromosome 4, Coturnix japonica 2.1, whole genome shotgun sequence genomic DNA includes:
- the RBM41 gene encoding RNA-binding protein 41, producing the protein MRRVSSSVCSDEVLLEELETEGERQLKSLLQQQLDTNASIERCKSKRRCFAPAAFYRPFGEAAAGALSLSQFRELQESDRETAALRDLGLSDPEIELWRNRAAGKRSGLGAAPEAVRERLDAIQQKMDERQRILQLPQRFAGSKQLSRREMEIENALFQGTDRHSFLRALYHQDDTPRVTDEKDPMGHLDSVYQEVLGKQPPAGDQPSTSAVCSLPAPALQGSDHEDSSPPDQPGQAGSPSPPSKLQQPPPGPVTIKEPVEFIPEEEICRNRLSEEELRNIPRFSSYRPGEPNKVLYVKNLAPRVTMQDLVSLFARFQQDSTPIQFRLLSGRMRGQAFITFPDVQSAQDAMLLVNGYKLHGKPMVIEFGKSKVPSTEAEAAAPSCSAGAPPAAT